CTACTTTTCAGAGCAAGAAATCTTTTTTCATAATGCTGATATGAAAAGTGCGCGATCCATACTGTTATCAATGGGATCATCAGATAACTTGAAACAATGACGGCATAATCACTTATATTGTATTTTGAAACCAATTGAAGTAAAATAAACCCTATGGATTGCATTACAATGGTGTGATACATATAGATTCCATAAGAAATTTTTCCAAGATAAATCAGTTTTTTATTTTCAAAAAAACTGATTTTTTTTTGGGTAAAGAAAATAAGGAAAAAACCAAACAGAACCATACTGAAAACTCTGTACTGAAATTCAGACATACTATTAATAAATAGGTCTGTCGTAAAATAAATCAGGAGGAGTACACCGCTTATGATCTGAAGAATATTGCAATATTTATTAGTTTTAAACTTTAGCAAAGAGCACCATCCCGCAAAAGAGAAATAGAAAAACATCATTCTATATTCATCTAAGAATTCAAGACCGGGCATATGATATAACCCTATGAATAGAACGGTGAAGATCAGTAAGAATGCTTTGATATTCTTTAAAGAAATCAACAAAATAAGAGGAGCAATCAGCAGGTAAAATTGCTCTTCTATTCCTATAGACCAGAGTATTTCAAGAATCCCTCCTGGTTCGAAAGTTGCAAATATGTTAGGAAAGAATGTAAAAAGGAGAATTATTCCTTCCCATAGATTGTATTCACTTTTAAATTCAAAACCTAGTTGTGGAAGAATAATATTGTAGTATAGTAATCCTATAATGGCCACGAGATAATACAGGGGAAAAATCCTGATTATCCTTCTGATATAGAAGTTCTTCAGATTTATTTTACCGGTAATTCTTTTTTCATCAAACAGCTGTCTGATAATAAGAAAACCGCTTAAAGAGAAAAACATATATACAGCTTCACGTCCTTTATCAAACAGAGGTAAACCATAAAAAGTAGGCAATCCTCTGTTATCAAAAAACTGGGGAATATGAAAAATCACAACCAATAAAGCCAGGAAAAATCTCAAGGAAGTAATATTAGGAAGTCTTTTCATATTTAATTTATCTCTTAGATAGCAAAAATCTTCTTTGCATTTTCCGTAGTAATCCTGTCTATCTCAGTAAAATCTTTACCATAAATATTCACCAACTTCCCGGCTACAAGATCAAGATACGAGCTCTCATTTCTTTTTCCTCTGTGTGGAACCGGAGCTAAATAAGGAGAATCTGTTTCCAAAACAATTTTATCTAAAGGAACTTCATTCAAAAACTGATCAATTTTCCCATTTTTAAAAGTCACTACTCCACCAATACCTAAAATGAAGTTCAGGTCAATTGCAAGCTGTGCCTGCTCCAGATTTCCTGAAAAACAATGAAATATTCCTCTTAATTGGGGATGTTTCTTTCTTTCCAGCACTTCGAAGGTTTCATCAAAGCTTTCTCTGGTATGGATTACAATCGGAAGGTCTTTTTCTATCGCCCAATCAATCTGCTGTTCGAAAGCCTGTACCTGAATATCCAAAGTTGTTTTATCCCAATACAGGTCAATTCCGATCTCCCCTATTGCAGGAAAATGTCTTTGGTCAAGATAATTCTTAACGATTTCCAGCTCTTTTTCCCAGGATTCAGGTTTTACATAGCACGGATGAAGCCCCATCATTGAAAAAATCTGTCCGGGATATTCAGCTTCCAGCTGCAACATTTTCCCGTGGGATTCGGAATCAATAGCAGGAAGATAAAACTCTGTAATTCCTTTATCCAAAGCTCTTTGAATGGCTTCTTTTCTATCTGCATCAAATTCTTCTGCATATAAATGGGTATGTGTATCAATCATTTTATTTAAAATTTCAACAGATCTTTATAAGGATTTTCAAGGCCCAGCAACATTCCGAAGGCCGGCTCTGTTTTGATTCCCTTTTTTTTAAGTTCTATTATTTTTTGTTTAAATTCTTCTCCTTTTTCCTGTAATATTTTGTGTTCAGCAATCATATGAAGGTAAGCATTTTGCTGAGTCGTAGGTTTATTTTGTCCAAAAATTTCAATAGGAAGCCCTTCTAACATAAAATTTAATGTAATGCATTTTTCGCCGTTTACAATGGGATATTCCACTCCTACATCATGAGGAATAAAGCGACTCAACATTAAATCATCTAGAAAGTCTTCTTCAAATTTTAAATCCACCTCAAAAATAAGATCGAGATCACTTCCTTCTATGTCAATTTCAATAGGAATGGTTCCTGCTAAAATTGGTGAATACTCTTTTAGCTTTTCAAAAATGCGATGCTTTGTGAGAATTTCATAAGCTCTTCTTTGCCTTTCATTTCCTGTTTTCAGATAGTCGATCTTTGTAAAATCAATCATTTGAATATGGTATGTTTTACTTTTTTTCTTTGATTTTCGATTCTCTGATCCAATTTTCCCCTGAATTCTATAAATTTAGGATCTTTTACATCATTGGTTCTATGCTCCAGTGCCCGCATGATCTTAAAATTTTCTTTAATAAATTCTTTAGTCTCTTCTGAAAAATAAGAGTCTCCAAACTTATCAAAAATATAATTAACGGCCTGAGTACTTGGATGAATCATATCTTCTTTATAGAAACGATAATCCCGCAAATCATCCATCAAAATCTCATAAACAGGGAGATAATGACAGTCTTCAAACAGGGAAATAGATTCATGAATGGCGGTAATTAACTTGGACTTGCTTAACTGATTCTCCACCATTCCATCTTTGGTATGCCTTACCGGAGAAACAGAAAACAAAATCTGAACTCCTTCTTTACAGATATCCTTAAGTTCCAGAATGGTATTGTAAATGGACCCTGTAAGCTCCTGATGGGTAAGCAGCCTCTTCTCAAAGAATTTCTGAGGAATCTTATGACAGTTGGCTACCAGTTTTTGCTTTGGAAGAAACTCATAAATGAAAGAAGATCCATAAGTAATAATAATCCAGTCAGCTTCCTGAAGGAATGCATTTCCTGTTTCAATGGCTCCATTAATCTTGTCTAAAGTCTGATGAATATACCTGGTATCAAAACTCGTATGATGATCTAAAGAAATATATTCTTCATTATAAACAATCAACTCATCTTCTATATAAAACTCCGAATCATGAAGCCTTTTTACTGCATTATTGATGGAAAAGGGATTAAAAATTGTCCCAAAAGGATTATTTAGCGTCTGAAGCTGGCCATCTTTCAGTAATTCAGTCATTTCAGAGGCAAAGCAGGAACCAATTGAGAATATCCTATCTTCAATCTCTATCTTCTTCTCTGATTTCGGAATATCAACTTCTGTTCTGAATTTCATTGTATAGATTTTAGGTGGGAGGCAATAGGTAGCAGGCAATTCTGCGACCTACTCCCTATCATCTGCAACCTTATTTAGCTTTCTCTTCTTAATAAATAGTTGGCCAGTTCAATGAACGGCTTTTTCTTTTCTTCAGGAATATCAATTTTCTGCAGATAGCTTTGTCCGATTTCATTGTGTTTTTCGATCAGACGAAGGGCTTTTTCATCTACTTTTGTTCTTCTGAATATCTTTTCAACACCGTAGATTTTATCGATGTTATCAGTCTTTTTAGAATACCAGTAATCCAGTTCTTTTCTTTCTTCTTCTGTCGCATGTTCTCTTGCTAACAGATAAAGAACTGTTTTCTTGTTCTCATAAATATCTCCGGCATGTTTTTTACCAAACTGTGCCTGATCTCCGAATACATCAAGATAATCATCCATAATCTGGAATGCGATTCCGATGTGTTTTCCAAAGTTGAAAATCGCTTTAGCATCTTTAAAATCAGCCTTTGCAATTAAAGCTCCGATCTCAAAAGAAGAAGCACTCAATACTCCTGTTTTATAGGTAATCATTCTGATATAATCATCAAAAGTTACATTCTCCTGAGTTTCGAAATTAATATCATACTGCTGTCCCTCACATAAAAGAAGACCAGTATGGGTAAAGATTCGGATACAGGCTTTAAAGATTTCAGGTTCAAGATCTTCAAAGAATTTATATGCTTTAAGCATCAATCCGTCTCCAGAAAGAATCCCCACATTAATTCCATGTAAGGTATGGATTGTAGGCTTATTTCTTCTTAAAGGAGCCTCATCCATAATATCATCATGAATCAGGGTGAAATTATGGAAAAACTCGATAGCCAAAGCCGGTTTTATAGCCTGCTTCAGATCTCCACCGAACAGATCACAAGCCATCAGCACCATAATGGGACGAAGACGTTTTCCACCATGGGAAATAATATAATTCATCGGCTCATATAACTGCGTAGGCTTATCTTTAAAAGTATACTTATTGATGGCGTCCCCAACAAGCTGCTGGTATCTGTCTAAAAATTCCATAAAATCTTATAATTTGAACAAAAATACGATTTTTCAAGGCTTTATAAAACAAAAAACTTTGCCCAAATGGACAAAGTTTATATGATAATTGTGATTTTTTATCTTAAAATAAGAAAGTTACAATAAGATAAGTGATAGCAGCTACTATTGCTGAAATCGGAATGGTTAATACCCAAGCCCAAAGTAAGCTTACTGTAATTCCCCATCTTACTGCTGAAATTCTTTTTGTTAATCCTACCCCGATGATAGACCCTGTAATGGTGTGTGTGGTAGATACAGGAATACCAAAGTGATCTGTGATGAATAAAGTAATTGCTCCTGCAGTTTCTGCACTCACTCCTTCTAATGAAGTTACTTTAGTAATCTTTGTTCCCATTGTTTTAATGATCTTCCAACCTCCACTCATAGTTCCTAAAGCAATAGCAATAAACGAAACCAGAGGAACCCAGATATAGTGTTGAGCAAAATAATCGAAACGTCCTGCAGAAGGAATATTCAAATACTGTGCATCCTGAAGCATATTCACGTGATAATAAATTACCGCCGCTCCAATGATTCCCATTACTTTCTGGGCATCATTCAAACCATGTCCTAAACTAAACAGTGCTGACGAAGCCAACTGCAATCTTTTGAAAGATTTGTCTGCTTTGTGTGGATTTGATTTTTTATAAAGGTGAACAATAATTAATGTAATAATGATCGAGATAATCATCCCTATGATCGGTGCCATGAAAATGAACAGGAAGATAGGAATAACTTTATCAAACTTTACCACTCCCTGATGAGTTACCTGGCTGAAAGCTTCTTTAGTCGTTTCCCACACCCCAAGTTCAGGCTGTGCTGCTGCCACATCATGGTAATCCATCATAAAAGCATGCATTAAAGCTGCTCCCAGGAATCCTCCAATCAAGGTATGTGATGATGAGGAAGGAATCCCAAACCACCATGTCAGAAGGTTCCAGGCAATAGCTGCCATCAAACCGGAAAATATAACTTCAAGCGTGATAAAATTCTCGTTAACTGTTTTGGCAATTGTATTACCAATTTTAAATTCTCCAATAATATAAGCAGCAATAAAGAAAGCTGCAAAGTTCCAAAGTGCCGCCCAAAGTACAGCCTGGAATGGAGTTAAAACTTTTGTAGAAACTATAGTTGCAATTGAGTTGGCCGCATCATGGAAACCATTGATATAATCAAAGATTAACGCCAACGCAATAATAACTACAAGTAAAATCGGAAATTCCATTTTTTGCTATGTATTGTTATCTTTTAGGCGTATTTAATCATGATGTTCTCAATTGTATTGGCAACATCTTCTGCTTTATCCGTTACGATTTCAAGATAGTTCAATACAGATGAAACTTTAATAATGTTAATTGCATCATTAGTTTCGAATAAATCTACCATTGAGTTGGAAAGCAAATCATCTGCAATATTCTCAATAGAGTTTACTTTAATACAAGCTTCTTTCACCTGCTCCATGTTCTTAAACCCTTTAAGGTTTTTCATTGCATTCTGAATTTCAAGACATGCTTTGTGAATCAAAAGAGAGAAATCTGAATAAGCTTTCATCTCAGGAGATTTGTATAAGAAGATATATTTTGTAGAAGCGTAGATATAATCAGCAATATCATCTAATCCTGTTGCCAGTGTGTGAATATCTTCACGATCAAAAGGAGTAATGAAGTTTTTTCCCAGTTCTACGAAGATTTCGTGAGTAAGCTCGTCATTCTTATGTTCGTAATCACTCATTTTTTTCAACATTGAATCGTCATTAAGATCGAAATCCTTGATTCCAGCATTGAATTCCTCAGACATTGCAACTAGGTTTTCAGTTACCTTTTCAAAAAGTACAAAGAAGATTTTATCTTTTGGTTGAAAAGCGTGGAAAATATTACCAATTCCCATTTTTTAGTATTTATAATTCGAGTGCAAATTTCTTAAAAAAGGATTGTACCTGAAACTATATAACATTAAGTTTTGTTAACATTCGCTTACCTGCTGATTACCAAATAAAAAAACCGACATTACTGCCAGTTTTATAGGGTATAAAAAGAGATTAGTTAGCTACTTCAGCTCTCATATCTTTTCCTTTAAATTTCATCGATTGAATGTTACTTAAAACATTGTCTTTGAATGATTTTTCAACTTCAAAGAAAGAGAATTTCTCAAGAATCTCGATATCTCCGATTTCAGCTCTTTTCTTGGTTTTTCCACCAGCAGTAGCTTTATTGATAATATCTAAAACATCAAGTTTTTTCAAGTGATCTTTTTTACCAAGGTTGAAGAAGAATCTTACCATGTTTTCATCTTTTCTTCTTGGCTTTCCACCACGATCTCTGTCTCTTCCGCGATCTCTGTCTCGATCTCTTCCTCTATCTCTGTCTCTATCACGACCACGATCTCTTCTTGAATAATCATCATCTCTGCTGCTCAATTTCTGCTCAGCAAGATCATGTTTATCCTTGTAGTATAAAGCAAGGTCTTTCAATTGGAATTGTAACAACTGGTGCACCAATTCTTCTTTTGTAAAGTTACTTAGATCTGGAATTAAACTGTCATCAAATTCGAAAATATCTTCGTGTTCCGTCAATAATTTTTCAAAAACACCTCCTACCTGAGCTTTGATAATATCTCCACCTGTAGGAATGAACTTCTCATTAATTTCAATTTTAGTAGCAGATTTGATTTGCTTCAGTTTTCTGCTTTCTTCAGGCTTGATTAAAGCCATAGAAATACCGTCTTTTCCTGCTCTACCAGTTCTTCCACTTCTGTGAACGAATACTTCAGGATCATCAGGTAAAGAGAAGTGAATAACGTGAGTCAGAGAGTTAACATCCAATCCTCTTGCTGCAACGTCTGTAGCCACAAGAATATCAATGTTTTTCAATCTGAATTTCTTCATTACTGTATCTCTCTGTGCCTGAGAAAGGTCACCGTGAAGGGCATCAGCTGCATAACCGTTCTGCATTAAGAAATCTGCAACCTCCTGAGTTTCCATTCTTGTTCTACAGAAAATAATGGAATACTGGTTCGGGTTAGCATCAATTAATCTTTTTAATGCTTCTTTTTTCTGACGGTATCCTACCACATAATATTCATGCGTAATGTTCTTCTTCACTTCGTTGATAGAACCTACTGAAATACGGTGTGGTTTTGTAAGATAGTTTTTGGAAATTCTTTCCACTTCTTTATTCATCGTAGCCGAGAATAAGAAAGTTTGTTTAGTTTCCGGAGTTTCACTTAGAATGGTTTCCAATTCATCCTTGAATCCCATTGAAAGCATTTCATCAGCTTCGTCTAATACTAACCAATGAATCGCAGAAAAGTCTAATGCTTTTCTGTTGATAAGGTCAATTACCCTACCTGGAGTTCCCACGATAATCTGTGGTTTATCCTTTAAAGATCTCATCTGATCTACAATACTACTTCCACCATAAACCGCAGTAGTTTTGATGTCCATGTATTTAGAGTAATTCTTTATGTCTTTAGAAATCTGAAGACATAATTCCCGTGTCGGACAAAGCACCAATAATTGGATTTTGCGACTCGTATCGTCAATCATATCCAAAATCGGAAGCGAAAACGCTGCTGTTTTGCCTGTCCCTGTCTGCGCAAGTGCGATCAAGTCGCGAATATCTGAAAGAATAAAAGGGATAGTCTGTTTTTGGATTTCTGTTGGGCTTTCGTAACCCAGTTCGCCAATTGCCTTAAGGATATCAGGACTTAAATTGGTTTCCGTAAATAAATTCATTAACTATTTTAAAATTTTTGCAAAGATACAATAAATATTTGACTTGTTTTTGAACAAAGTTTTAAATATACAAACTTAAATTCAGAATCTTTTAATACTTTTTTAATATTTGAAAAATTAAATCCAAAAAAACAAGCTTTGGGTTAAAAATTTGTTAAACATTAGTTTTTTTTATTAAATTGGATTGATTTTTTCTGGATTATTTATGAATTTTCGAAAACAAAACTATGAAACGCAGATTTTTCTTTTTGATATTCTCATTGATAACGCTTGAAATATTTGCTCAGACCCCCAATTATCCCACCCGGTGGACCCTGGATAATTGTATTGAATATGCAAAGGAGAACAATATTTCTATCAATTCATTAAGGCTTTCAAAAAATTCAGCTCAGCAGGATCTGCTGCAGGCTAAAGAAGCAAAATATCCCAACCTTAACGGAACGGTTTCACAAGGTCTTTTTTCTCTTAACGGAAATGACGGGCTTCACGTAACCGGAGCACAAACTCAAAGTATTGGAGCCAATTCTTCGATGACCCTTTACCATGCCAATTATATTAAAAATAATGAAGCATCAAAAAACATGCTCGTTCAGATGGCTGATTTATCTGTACAGGAATCTGAAAACAATATTACCATAAGCATCACACAGGCATATCTTAATATCTTGATGAATGAAGAAAATATCATTTCACTGGAAAATGTTTTAAAAACAACCCAAACCCAGTTAAAACAGGGAGATCAACTTTATAAAGCGGGAAGTCTTTCTAAACTTAATTATCTTCAGATTCAATCACAGGTTGCTCAGGATCAGTATAATTTAATTTCAGCTCAGAATAATTTGCGCACCAATATTGTTAATTTAAAACAAATTTTGCAATTGCCGACGAATTATGACTTCCAGATTGTAAAACCGGACAGTCTCATGGTGGATGACCAGCTAAAATCCCTTCAAGACGTTCAGAGTCTTGCCCAAAACCAACGCCCTGAAGTAAAATATGGGGAACTGAATGTGGAAAATTCAAATACCAATCTTAAAATGGCTCAGGCTTCTATTCAACCCACCTTAAGTGTAGTAGGAAATGTTTCAACCAATTATACCAATGGGAATGGCAATTATTTTAATCAATTAGGTAATAATTTCTACATGCCTATCGGATTAAGCCTTGGTATTCCGCTTTATAATAACAGAATATACAAAACGCAGATTGAAAAATCAAAAATTGCGATAGAGCAGGCTAATCTTGATCTTCAAAATACCAAAACGATTCTCAACCAACAGATCGAGCAATCCTATATCAATTTACAAAATGCAGTATCACAATACGATTCCGCCTCCAAACAAATGGAGCTCAACCAACAGAGCTACGATATTGTGAATGCTCAGATGAAAATTGGCAGTATTGACTATGTACAGCTTCAACAGCAACGATTGCTTTACATTCAGTCTATTCAAAATTATCTGCAGGCTAAATACACTGCGGTTCTCAATAAACAGATTTACGAATTTTATGCAGGTAACCCTATAAATCTAAAGTAAACTATGAAATCGCTATGATTTACAAACAAAATACCGATGAGGATAACGCGATTGCATATGACCTTTAAAAACAATAAACGGCTAGCATATGAAAACAAAGAATAAAAAATGGTTATACTGGGTTGTGGGTGGCATCATTGCTATAGGTGCAGTCTGGTTTTTCTTCATCAGAGAAAAAGAAATAAAAATCCAATTGGAAACGGTAAAACCTGAAATGGGAGAATTTTCCAATTCTATTACTGCCACAGGAACTATTCAACCAGTGGATACTGTTGCGGTAGGTACTCAGGTATCAGGAATTATCAAAAATATTTATGTAGATTTTAATTCTACTGTAAAAAAGGGACAGCTTTTAGCGACTCTGGATCCGGATCTTCTTCAGTTCCAATCTGAACAGTATAAAGCCAATCTTCAGAATGCAAAAAGTAATCTTGCTTACAATGAAATCAACATCAACCGACAGTCACAGCTTTATAAAGTAGGAGCCATCAGCAAAGCAGATTATGATATTGCCACCAATCAATACAATATGGCAAAAGCACAGGTAGGTACTGTAACTGCCCAGCTTTCTACTGCTAATAAAAACCTCTCACTTACCTATATCTATTCTCCGATAGACGGCACCGTTCTCAACAGGAATGTAAGCGAAGGGCAGACTGTAGCCTCCAGCTTCAGTACCCCTACTCTATTTAGTATTGCTAAAGACCTTACTAAAATGAGGGTTCGTGCTTCAGTAGATGAAGCTGATATTGGAAATGTGAAGGTGGGACAGAAGGCAACTTTTACTGTAGATGCTTTTCCTGATGAAACATTTAATGGTGAAGTTGCTGAAGTCCGGCTCCACCCTACCGTTTCATCGAATGTTGTAAACTACACTACCATCATTAATGCTGACAACTCTGGTTTGAAATTAAAGCCAGGAATGACCGCAAATATTACAATTTACACACAGGTTTTAGAGAATGTAATGAAAATCCCGACTGCTGCAACCAGCTTCAGACCAGACAGTCTGGTTATTCAAAAATACAAGATCAATTCACCATTTGCCAATGCTAAGGCCCATGAAAAAGGGCAAGGGAAAAAGCAAGGGATGAAGAAAGGTACAGACAAGAAAAATGAGGCCGGTGTATGGGTTATTGCCAAAGACAGCACCATATCCCACAAAAGGATTAAAACAGGAATGGACAGTGATACTGAAATACAAGTTATTTCTGGTTTAGATAAAAATGATAATATCATCACAGGCTACAAGCTGCTCTCTAAAAAATCTTCCGGTGGACAGACAAAAAGCCCGTTTATGCCTCAAAGAAGAAGTGGTGGTAACAATAATAAAGGCGGCGGCGGTGGACCCAGACAATAAAAAGCCCAAAATCTAACCTAATATTTAGCAAAAAAAAAGTCATGGCAGAAAAAATTCTTGATATCATGGATCTGAAAAGGGAATTCAGAATGGGTGAAGAGATTGTTCATGCGTTGAAAGGAGTTACTTTTTCTGTAGAAAGAGGAGAATTCGTGACGATCATGGGAAGCAGTGGCTCGGGAAAATCTACCTTGCTTAATATTTTGGGCTGCCTGGATAAACCCTCCAGCGGCGATTATATTCTTGATGGAGTTAATGTTAAAAATCTTGACCGAGATGAATTGGCTGTTCTTAGGAATAAAAAAATAGGTTTTGTGTTCCAATCGTACAATCTTCTTCCCAGAACTACAGCAAGGGAAAACGTGGAACTTCCTCTTCTTTACAATGCAAAAATTTCAACAGAGGAAAGACACAAAAGATCATTAGAAGCATTGACTGCCGTAAAATTGGAAAGCAGAATAGATCACCTTCCCAATCAAATGTCAGGTGGGCAACAACAAAGAGTAGCTATTGCCCGGGCTTTAGTGAATGAACCTGTTATGATCCTTGCCGATGAAGCCACTGGAAATCTTGATACAAGAACTTCCTACGAGATCATGGCACTCATGCAGGATTTACATAAACAGGGACGTACCATTGTTTTTGTAACGCATGAACCCGATATCGCTACTTTTAGCAGCAGAACAGTCACACTGCGGGACGGAAAAGTAATTAAGGATGTTAAAAATGACAATATAAAATCTGCCAGAGAAGCGCTGGATGCTCTTCCTGTCAATGATGATTATCAATAAACACTAAAACCTCATTGCAATGAACCTCTCAAACCTCTTCAGAATTGCCTGGAAAGCCCTTTTAAGAAACAAGCTTCGAGCATTTTTAACGATGCTTGGGATCATTATTGGTGTTGCTTCCGTAATTGCTATGACTGCCATTGGCGAAGGTTCTAAAAAGAGTATCAGCGATCAGCTTTCTTCTATGGGTTCCAATATGATTACGATTCGGCCTTCAAGCAATGTGAATGTTTCAGGAGGGGCAAGAATAGGAGCCTCCGGATTGCAAACACTGAAATCACAGGATGCTGACGCTATTTCCAAAGGAGCACCTGATGTTTCTTATGTCTCTCCCGCTGTACAAACCAATGGACAGTCGATCAACGGACCCAATAACTGGCCTACCCAATTGCAGGGTGTTAATGAAGAATATTCTCAAATCAGGGATTGGAGTGTAGCAAGTGGTAATTTTTTCAGCAAGAAAGATGTTTCCTCTGCCAATAAAGTCTGCCTGCTTGGACAGACGGTTTATACGAATCTCTTCCCCAACGGAGAAGACCCGATAGGAAGTATTATCAGGTTTAATAAAGTTCCCATGAAGGTTATTGGAATTCTCTCTCCTAAAGGATCCAATGCTTTCGGCCAGGACCAGGATGATGTCATCCTTGCTCCTTTTAATACAGTTCAGAGAAGATTTCTGGGAATTACTTATGTGCAGACCATTTATGCGGCTTCTACGAATGCAAACACGTCACAACAGGCTACGGATCAGGTTTCAGAAATTTTAAGAAAACAGCACAAGCTTCCCGTTGATGGAAGCAACGACGACTTCAGTGTAAAAACCCAGGCGGAACTGATCTCTACCATGAGTTCTACCAGCCAGCTTCTGACCGTACTGCTTTCTGCTATTGCCGGAATCTCATTGATTGTAGGAGGAATCGGGATTATGAACATTATGTATGTTTCTGTGACTGAAAGAACCAAAGAAATCGGTTTAAGGATGTCAATTGGAGCCAGAGGAAAAGACATTCTGTACCAATTTTTGATCGAAGCCGTACTCATCAGTATTACCGGAGGAATATTGGGAGTCATCCTCGGGATTCTTTCCTCAGAGTTGGTTACTTTTTTTCTTTCATGGCCTACCTTCATTACCGAGTCATCCATTATTATTTCGTTTATTGTCTGTGCCGTCACCGGAGTATTTTTCGGCTATTATCCTGCCTTAAAAGCATCAAAACTTGACCCTATTGAAGCATTGAGATATGAATAGTTTTATGTAAATTTGGATAGTGTTGTGGAGTATGGGCACGGGTTTCGAGTTTTCGGGATGATGAGATTCAGAATATAGCCACCAGAAAAATTAATAAACATCAACAAAATATGTCAGCCAGTATTTCTTCTAAAACCTTTGATTTTCTAAAAAAGTTAACCAAAAATAACAACCGTGAATGGTTTAATGAAAATAAGAATCTGTATACTGAATCTCAGTCAAATGTCATTGATTTTTTAGACAGCTTGATTAAAGAAATGTCCGGATTTGATGAAGAACTTGCTAAAATTGACAGTAAAAAATCACTTTTCAGAATTTACCGTGACACCCGCTTTTCGAAAGATAAATCCCCGTACAAAACTAATTTCGGAGCTTCTCTGGGGATGGGAAAAGGAAATCAGAAAGGCGGATATTACCTTCATATGGAACCTGGTAAATCTTTTCTGGCCGGTGGTATATATATGCCTGAATCTTCAGTTTTAAAAGAAGTACGGAAGGAAATCTCTTTGTATGGCGATGATTTTCTTAAAATTTTAAATCATAAAGATTTCAAAAAACACTTTCCTGAACTAGATCAGGAAGATAAACTGAAAAAGGTGCCTCAGGGTTTTGAAAAAGAAGATCCTATGGCGGAATATTTAAAGCTTAAAAACTTCATTGTGGTATACCCCATCAAAGATGAAGAAGTTTTAGATAAAAATGCTGTGAAAAATCTCAGTAAGATTTTCAAACTAATGAAACCTTTTAATGATTTCCTGAATACTCCTTTCCAGGATTAAAAAT
This Chryseobacterium sp. G0162 DNA region includes the following protein-coding sequences:
- a CDS encoding polyprenyl synthetase family protein, whose translation is MEFLDRYQQLVGDAINKYTFKDKPTQLYEPMNYIISHGGKRLRPIMVLMACDLFGGDLKQAIKPALAIEFFHNFTLIHDDIMDEAPLRRNKPTIHTLHGINVGILSGDGLMLKAYKFFEDLEPEIFKACIRIFTHTGLLLCEGQQYDINFETQENVTFDDYIRMITYKTGVLSASSFEIGALIAKADFKDAKAIFNFGKHIGIAFQIMDDYLDVFGDQAQFGKKHAGDIYENKKTVLYLLAREHATEEERKELDYWYSKKTDNIDKIYGVEKIFRRTKVDEKALRLIEKHNEIGQSYLQKIDIPEEKKKPFIELANYLLRRES
- a CDS encoding acyltransferase family protein, whose product is MKRLPNITSLRFFLALLVVIFHIPQFFDNRGLPTFYGLPLFDKGREAVYMFFSLSGFLIIRQLFDEKRITGKINLKNFYIRRIIRIFPLYYLVAIIGLLYYNIILPQLGFEFKSEYNLWEGIILLFTFFPNIFATFEPGGILEILWSIGIEEQFYLLIAPLILLISLKNIKAFLLIFTVLFIGLYHMPGLEFLDEYRMMFFYFSFAGWCSLLKFKTNKYCNILQIISGVLLLIYFTTDLFINSMSEFQYRVFSMVLFGFFLIFFTQKKISFFENKKLIYLGKISYGIYMYHTIVMQSIGFILLQLVSKYNISDYAVIVSSYLMIPLITVWIAHFSYQHYEKRFLALKSSYRNISQ
- a CDS encoding DUF4269 domain-containing protein; protein product: MIDFTKIDYLKTGNERQRRAYEILTKHRIFEKLKEYSPILAGTIPIEIDIEGSDLDLIFEVDLKFEEDFLDDLMLSRFIPHDVGVEYPIVNGEKCITLNFMLEGLPIEIFGQNKPTTQQNAYLHMIAEHKILQEKGEEFKQKIIELKKKGIKTEPAFGMLLGLENPYKDLLKF
- a CDS encoding inorganic phosphate transporter, with the protein product MEFPILLVVIIALALIFDYINGFHDAANSIATIVSTKVLTPFQAVLWAALWNFAAFFIAAYIIGEFKIGNTIAKTVNENFITLEVIFSGLMAAIAWNLLTWWFGIPSSSSHTLIGGFLGAALMHAFMMDYHDVAAAQPELGVWETTKEAFSQVTHQGVVKFDKVIPIFLFIFMAPIIGMIISIIITLIIVHLYKKSNPHKADKSFKRLQLASSALFSLGHGLNDAQKVMGIIGAAVIYYHVNMLQDAQYLNIPSAGRFDYFAQHYIWVPLVSFIAIALGTMSGGWKIIKTMGTKITKVTSLEGVSAETAGAITLFITDHFGIPVSTTHTITGSIIGVGLTKRISAVRWGITVSLLWAWVLTIPISAIVAAITYLIVTFLF
- a CDS encoding TatD family hydrolase; the encoded protein is MIDTHTHLYAEEFDADRKEAIQRALDKGITEFYLPAIDSESHGKMLQLEAEYPGQIFSMMGLHPCYVKPESWEKELEIVKNYLDQRHFPAIGEIGIDLYWDKTTLDIQVQAFEQQIDWAIEKDLPIVIHTRESFDETFEVLERKKHPQLRGIFHCFSGNLEQAQLAIDLNFILGIGGVVTFKNGKIDQFLNEVPLDKIVLETDSPYLAPVPHRGKRNESSYLDLVAGKLVNIYGKDFTEIDRITTENAKKIFAI
- a CDS encoding GSCFA domain-containing protein → MKFRTEVDIPKSEKKIEIEDRIFSIGSCFASEMTELLKDGQLQTLNNPFGTIFNPFSINNAVKRLHDSEFYIEDELIVYNEEYISLDHHTSFDTRYIHQTLDKINGAIETGNAFLQEADWIIITYGSSFIYEFLPKQKLVANCHKIPQKFFEKRLLTHQELTGSIYNTILELKDICKEGVQILFSVSPVRHTKDGMVENQLSKSKLITAIHESISLFEDCHYLPVYEILMDDLRDYRFYKEDMIHPSTQAVNYIFDKFGDSYFSEETKEFIKENFKIMRALEHRTNDVKDPKFIEFRGKLDQRIENQRKKVKHTIFK